A region of bacterium DNA encodes the following proteins:
- a CDS encoding adenine phosphoribosyltransferase: MTIPQETMKALIRAVVDFPQPGIVFRDITPLLADKVIFKQVVDLVCGHWSGRPPDAVAAIEARGFIPGGAVALGLGAGFIPIRKPGKLPWKTVSQAYQLEYGTDRLEIHEDAVRPGEKVLIVDDVLATGGTAAAAVELIRKLGGVPIGVHVLVELEELGGRERLPGIEVVSEVIY, from the coding sequence ATGACCATCCCCCAAGAGACCATGAAGGCCTTAATTCGTGCCGTCGTGGACTTCCCGCAGCCGGGCATCGTCTTCCGGGACATCACGCCCCTGCTGGCGGACAAGGTCATCTTCAAGCAGGTCGTCGACCTGGTCTGCGGCCACTGGTCGGGCCGGCCGCCCGACGCGGTGGCGGCGATCGAAGCGCGAGGGTTCATTCCCGGCGGGGCGGTCGCATTGGGCCTCGGAGCCGGGTTCATCCCCATCCGCAAGCCCGGCAAGCTCCCCTGGAAGACGGTGAGCCAGGCCTACCAGCTCGAGTACGGGACGGACCGCCTGGAGATCCACGAGGACGCGGTCCGACCCGGCGAGAAGGTGCTGATCGTGGATGATGTGTTGGCCACCGGCGGCACCGCCGCGGCCGCCGTCGAGCTCATCCGCAAGCTGGGAGGAGTGCCGATCGGGGTGCACGTCCTGGTCGAGCTCGAGGAGCTGGGAGGCCGTGAGCGGCTCCCCGGCATCGAGGTCGTTAGTGAAGTCATTTACTGA
- a CDS encoding adenosylhomocysteinase — MKASAKGSDVKDLNLAAPGQDLIDWAAREMPVLTLIRQRFQKEQPLKGLKVAACLHVTSETANLMLTLKAGGADVALCASNPLSTNDAVAAALASQHAIRTYAIRGEDNDTYYQHIEAALDHRPALTMDDGADLVSVLHKSRQEQLAEVIGGTEETTTGVVRLRAMADRGVLRYPIVAVNEADTKHMFDNRYGTGQSTIDGIIRATNVLLAGKTFVVAGYGWVGRGLASRAKGHGADVVVTEVDSVKALEAAMDGFRVMKMDEAARQGDIFVTVTGDLNVLDRKHFEVMKDGAILANSGHFNSEINLKALDELATGVRQVRPSVQEYKVGGGRRLHVLAEGRLINLAAAEGHPAAVMDMSFANQALCAEYVAQNAKSLERKVYDVPAEIDAEVARLKLKAMGIEIDTLTEEQQRYLTSWEEGT; from the coding sequence TTGAAAGCAAGCGCCAAGGGCAGCGACGTTAAAGACCTCAACCTGGCCGCGCCCGGCCAGGACCTCATCGATTGGGCGGCGCGGGAGATGCCCGTCCTGACCCTAATCCGGCAGCGTTTCCAGAAAGAGCAGCCGCTCAAAGGGCTCAAGGTCGCCGCCTGCCTTCACGTCACCAGCGAAACCGCAAACCTGATGCTGACGCTGAAGGCCGGCGGCGCCGACGTCGCGCTGTGCGCGTCCAACCCGCTCTCGACCAACGACGCCGTGGCCGCCGCACTGGCCTCGCAGCACGCGATCAGGACCTACGCCATCAGGGGTGAGGACAACGACACCTACTACCAGCACATCGAGGCCGCGCTGGACCACCGGCCGGCGCTCACCATGGACGACGGCGCCGACCTCGTATCGGTGCTGCACAAGTCGCGGCAGGAGCAGCTCGCCGAGGTCATCGGCGGCACCGAGGAGACGACCACCGGCGTGGTCAGGCTGCGCGCGATGGCCGACCGCGGCGTGCTGCGCTACCCGATCGTCGCGGTCAACGAGGCCGACACCAAGCACATGTTTGACAACCGCTACGGCACCGGGCAGTCGACCATCGACGGCATCATCCGGGCGACCAACGTCCTGCTCGCCGGCAAGACCTTCGTGGTCGCGGGCTACGGCTGGGTCGGCCGCGGGCTGGCGTCGAGGGCCAAGGGTCACGGCGCCGATGTCGTCGTCACCGAGGTGGATTCGGTGAAGGCCCTCGAGGCGGCGATGGACGGCTTCCGGGTCATGAAGATGGACGAGGCGGCTCGCCAGGGCGACATCTTCGTCACCGTCACCGGCGACCTGAACGTGCTGGATCGCAAGCACTTCGAGGTGATGAAGGACGGGGCGATCCTCGCCAACTCCGGTCACTTCAACTCGGAGATCAACCTGAAGGCCCTCGATGAGCTCGCCACCGGCGTGCGCCAGGTCCGGCCTTCGGTGCAGGAGTACAAGGTGGGCGGCGGCCGCCGGCTTCACGTGCTGGCGGAGGGCCGGCTCATCAACCTCGCCGCGGCCGAGGGCCACCCCGCGGCGGTCATGGACATGAGCTTTGCCAACCAGGCGCTGTGCGCCGAGTACGTGGCGCAGAACGCCAAGAGCCTCGAGCGCAAGGTGTACGACGTGCCGGCGGAGATCGACGCCGAGGTGGCGCGTCTCAAGCTCAAGGCGATGGGGATCGAGATCGACACCCTCACCGAGGAGCAGCAGCGCTACCTGACCTCCTGGGAAGAGGGGACGTGA